CGCCGGCGCTGAAGCGGCCTAGGAGCACCTCTTCGGCCAGCGGATCCTCGATCAGGCGCTGCACCGAGCGGCGGAGCGGACGGGCACCGTAGGTCGGGTCGAAGCCATCCGCGGCGAGCTTGTCCATCACGGGGTCGGAGACCTCTAGGACAAGATCGTGCTGCTCCAGCTGCTTGCGCACGCTGCCCAGCATCAGATCGACAATCTGGCGGATGTTCTGCGCGGTCAGAGCATGGAAGACAATGGTCTCATCGATTCGGTTGACAAACTCCGGTCGGAACGCACGCTTGACCTCGTCCATGACCTTGTTCTTCATGCCCGTGTAGTCGCGCTCGGTCTCGTCCTTGGGCTTGTTGCTGCCCCGGAGCCCGATCTGCGGCTCGCGGTGGATGATGTGCGCGCCGATGTTGCTCGTCATGATCAGCACGGTGTTCTTAAAGTCCACCACGCGGCCCTGCGAGTCGGTCAGGCGGCCGTCTTCCATCACTTGCAGCAGCAGGTTGAAGACCTCGGGGTGTGCCTTCTCGACCTCATCGAGGAGCACCACGGCGTAGGGGTTGCGCCGCACCGCCTCGGTGAGCTGCCCGCCTTCGTCGTAGCCGACGTAGCCAGGAGGGGCCCCGACCAGGCGGCTGACCGCGAAGCGCTCCATGTACTCGGACATGTCGATTCGGATCAGGTTCTCTTCTTTCTGGAACAAGAACGCTGCCAGGGCGCGTGCCAGCTCGGTCTTTCCCACCCCGGTGGGGCCGAGGAAGAGGAACGAGCCGATGGGGCGCTTGGGGTCTTTCAGGCCGGAGCGGGCGCGGCGGATCGCCTTGCTGACCGCGATAATGGCCTCTTTCTGGCTGATGACGCGCTTGCCCAGCGCCTCTTCCATCTGGAGGAGCTTCTGGGTCTCGGTCTCGACCAAGCGGTTGACGGGGATACCGGTCCAGGCAAAGACCACTTGGGCGATATCGTCGTCATCGACCACCAGCTCCAGCCCCTCGCGCTCGGCGTCCCAGCGGGCTTGCAGGTCGTTGATGCGCTGGGTGAGGTAGTTCTGCTGGTCCTCGAGGAAGTTCACCCGGTCGAAGTCGCCTTCGTCGGGGAGGCGTCCCAGCTCTTTCTCCACCTGGATCAGCTCGGCCTTGGCCTCGCGCAGGGGCTGCGGAGCCGTGGCGGCCTTCAGGCGGACCTTGGACGATGCCTCGTCGATCAGGTCGATTGCCTTGTCGGGGAGGTGCCGGTCGGTGATGTAGCGGTCCGCGAGGCGGCAGGCGGCCTCCAGTGCGGTGTCCTTGATCTCGACCTTGTGGTGCTCCTCGTAGCGGTGGCGCAGGCCCTTGAGGATCTCGACTGCCTCCTCCACACTAGGCTCGTCCACCTTCACCATCTGGAAGCGTCGCGCGAGGGCGGCGTCCTTCTCGATGTACTTGCGGTACTCATCCAGCGTGGTCGCGCCGATACACTGGAGCTCGCCGCGGGAGAGGGCGGGCTTCATGATATTGCTGGCATCGATCGCGCCCTCGGCGGCACCCGCACCAACCACGGTGTGGAGCTCGTCGATAAAGAGAATGATCTCGCCATTGGCCTTGCGGACCTCGTCCATCACCCGCTTCATGCGCTCTTCAAACTCGCCGCGGTACTTGGTGCCCGCGACTAGGCCGGCAAGATCGAGCGAGATCAGGCGCTTGTCCTTGAGCATCTCGGGGATGTCCTGCATCACGATCCGGGTGGCGAGCCCCTCGGCGATCGCGGTCTTGCCGACGCCGGGCATTCCGACCAGCACGGGGTTGTTCTTGGTGCGACGGGAGAGGATCTGAATGACCCGCTCGATCTCCTCGGCGCGCCCCACGACCGGGTCGAGCTTGTCGTTGCGGGCGTAGTCGGTCAG
This genomic interval from Armatimonas rosea contains the following:
- a CDS encoding ATP-dependent Clp protease ATP-binding subunit; translated protein: MWQRFTERARRVVFFAQEEAGRLGENYVSTEHLLLGLVKENDSVAARILDRIGVSLGRIRAEIERQVARGDGRMGPEMQLTPRAKRVIDLAYDEARQLGNNYIGTEHLLLGLIREGEGLAGRVLGKLGVDLERTRREVRLLQDQEPGQPVAAGRGAPSKDQRSRTPTLDEFGRDLTDYARNDKLDPVVGRAEEIERVIQILSRRTKNNPVLVGMPGVGKTAIAEGLATRIVMQDIPEMLKDKRLISLDLAGLVAGTKYRGEFEERMKRVMDEVRKANGEIILFIDELHTVVGAGAAEGAIDASNIMKPALSRGELQCIGATTLDEYRKYIEKDAALARRFQMVKVDEPSVEEAVEILKGLRHRYEEHHKVEIKDTALEAACRLADRYITDRHLPDKAIDLIDEASSKVRLKAATAPQPLREAKAELIQVEKELGRLPDEGDFDRVNFLEDQQNYLTQRINDLQARWDAEREGLELVVDDDDIAQVVFAWTGIPVNRLVETETQKLLQMEEALGKRVISQKEAIIAVSKAIRRARSGLKDPKRPIGSFLFLGPTGVGKTELARALAAFLFQKEENLIRIDMSEYMERFAVSRLVGAPPGYVGYDEGGQLTEAVRRNPYAVVLLDEVEKAHPEVFNLLLQVMEDGRLTDSQGRVVDFKNTVLIMTSNIGAHIIHREPQIGLRGSNKPKDETERDYTGMKNKVMDEVKRAFRPEFVNRIDETIVFHALTAQNIRQIVDLMLGSVRKQLEQHDLVLEVSDPVMDKLAADGFDPTYGARPLRRSVQRLIEDPLAEEVLLGRFSAGDIVLAELDGEGDDSVVIFRKKELEDTLREIGEESTPAAIAAAPGTLGELPAPPPTEE